One window of Ralstonia pickettii DTP0602 genomic DNA carries:
- a CDS encoding pilus assembly protein PilO (K02664: pilO; type IV pilus assembly protein PilO), with amino-acid sequence MALNTEINLADLTSQFRGLNLNEPETWPAAPRVLFAVMAAALVLLLGWQFYWSAKFDELDRQRQEQESLRQAYQSKVTQVANLDALREQKKQVEQRVALLERQLPNKTEMDALLADVNHAGVARGLQFELFKPQAAVIKPYFAEIPVNLRVTGRYHEVAQFNADVAALSRIVSMQNLQLANTKDGGLSMEAVAMAYRALDPEEQAAQRKAAAAAAAAKQGGAK; translated from the coding sequence ATGGCGCTCAATACCGAAATCAACCTGGCTGACCTCACCAGCCAGTTCCGCGGGCTCAACCTGAACGAGCCGGAAACCTGGCCGGCCGCGCCGCGCGTGCTGTTCGCGGTAATGGCCGCGGCGCTGGTGCTGCTGCTGGGCTGGCAGTTCTACTGGAGCGCCAAATTCGACGAACTCGACCGCCAGCGCCAGGAGCAGGAAAGCCTCAGGCAGGCGTACCAGTCCAAGGTGACGCAGGTGGCCAACCTCGACGCGCTGCGCGAGCAGAAGAAGCAGGTGGAGCAGCGCGTGGCGCTGCTCGAGCGCCAGCTCCCCAACAAGACCGAAATGGACGCGCTGCTGGCTGACGTCAACCACGCCGGCGTCGCGCGCGGCCTGCAGTTCGAGCTGTTCAAGCCGCAGGCGGCGGTGATCAAGCCTTACTTTGCCGAGATCCCGGTGAACCTGCGCGTGACCGGCCGCTACCACGAGGTGGCGCAGTTCAATGCCGACGTGGCCGCGCTGTCGCGCATCGTGTCGATGCAGAACCTGCAACTGGCCAATACCAAGGACGGCGGGCTATCGATGGAGGCAGTGGCGATGGCCTACCGCGCGCTCGATCCCGAAGAACAGGCCGCGCAGCGCAAGGCCGCCGCGGCCGCCGCCGCCGCCAAGCAGGGAGGTGCCAAATGA
- a CDS encoding pilus assembly protein PilP (K02665: pilP; type IV pilus assembly protein PilP), whose product MSRTVRIRSLAWAAAPRTVAVAALAVGLLGACGASDEAALRQWMDATRNARAKPPEPLPEARPYVPREYAVANAPEPFAQAKIGELNKTLPDSPEAGRRREPLEDYPLENFKMLGMMKKNGETFGIVRVDNKIHHIKVGQYLGQSYGRVVRITDQEIVLRELVREGVSEWKEKMTSLKLEVAA is encoded by the coding sequence ATGAGCCGCACCGTCCGTATCCGTAGCCTGGCATGGGCCGCAGCGCCGCGTACGGTCGCGGTTGCAGCGCTCGCGGTCGGCCTGCTGGGCGCCTGCGGCGCCAGCGACGAAGCCGCGCTGCGACAGTGGATGGACGCCACCCGCAACGCCCGCGCCAAACCGCCTGAGCCGCTGCCGGAGGCCCGCCCCTACGTGCCGCGCGAGTACGCCGTGGCCAACGCGCCCGAGCCGTTCGCGCAGGCCAAGATCGGCGAGCTGAACAAGACGCTGCCGGATTCGCCCGAGGCCGGGCGGCGCCGCGAGCCGCTGGAAGACTACCCGCTCGAGAACTTCAAGATGCTCGGGATGATGAAGAAGAACGGGGAAACCTTCGGCATCGTAAGAGTTGATAACAAGATCCACCACATCAAGGTGGGTCAGTATCTCGGCCAGAGCTATGGCCGGGTGGTCCGCATCACCGATCAGGAGATCGTGTTGCGTGAATTGGTCCGGGAGGGGGTATCAGAGTGGAAAGAGAAAATGACCAGCCTGAAGCTGGAGGTGGCGGCATGA
- a CDS encoding shikimate kinase (K00891: E2.7.1.71, aroK, aroL; shikimate kinase [EC:2.7.1.71]) has protein sequence MQFPTGEDGPHAALPNDSPVTASATGPAAQRPAPDRRDSDLPESDRPNLFFVGLMGAGKTTVGRTVARRLHYPFFDSDHELEAHCGVRIPVIFEHEGEAGFRDREAAMIRELAERQGIVLATGGGAVLRAENREVLKARGTVVYLRASPHDLWLRTRHDRNRPLLQTEDPKGKLEALYAERDPLYREVADFIIETGKPSVAQLANMVLMQLEMAGFPIDPPQPAAEQSGQPGQPAQDPNP, from the coding sequence ATGCAGTTCCCAACCGGGGAGGACGGCCCGCATGCCGCGCTCCCGAACGACAGTCCAGTGACAGCCTCAGCGACAGGGCCGGCGGCACAGCGCCCCGCTCCGGATCGACGCGACTCCGATCTACCGGAATCCGATCGACCGAACCTCTTTTTCGTCGGCCTGATGGGCGCCGGCAAGACCACCGTGGGCCGCACGGTGGCGCGGCGCCTGCACTATCCGTTCTTCGATTCCGATCACGAGCTCGAGGCGCACTGCGGCGTGCGCATCCCGGTGATCTTCGAACACGAGGGCGAGGCGGGCTTCCGCGACCGCGAAGCCGCCATGATCCGCGAGCTGGCCGAGCGCCAGGGCATCGTGCTGGCCACCGGCGGCGGCGCCGTGCTGCGTGCCGAGAACCGCGAGGTGCTGAAGGCTCGCGGCACGGTCGTGTACCTGCGCGCCAGCCCACACGACCTGTGGCTGCGCACCCGCCACGACCGCAACCGCCCGCTGCTGCAGACCGAGGATCCCAAGGGCAAGCTCGAGGCGCTGTACGCCGAGCGCGACCCGCTTTACCGCGAGGTGGCGGACTTCATCATCGAAACCGGCAAGCCCTCGGTGGCGCAGCTTGCTAATATGGTGTTGATGCAACTCGAAATGGCCGGTTTCCCGATCGATCCCCCGCAGCCGGCCGCCGAGCAGTCCGGCCAGCCCGGGCAGCCGGCGCAGGACCCCAATCCATGA
- a CDS encoding secretin (K02666: pilQ; type IV pilus assembly protein PilQ), translating into MTLARWYRALAGAVMTTLVLAAPAALAQSNRVKSVDASVVGEQTVLTIELERPPAQKPVDFTTQNPARLAIDFFDTGFANRRAQYDYGGKLVKTANVVQIGDRTRVIVDLTRTATYRTEVRGNYFVVALDNVAPAVKSAAPTFAPAATVTPVAAAARPSVRNIDFRRGADGAGRVVVDLSSRDSGINIAQQGKHVVVDFLGTTLPDNLRRRYDVSDFGTPVQSLRANDANGNARLTIEPNGNWEYSSYQTDTQFVVEVRPVKEDPTKLISGPGYRGERLSLNFQNIDIRSLLQVFADFTNLNIITSESVQGNLTLRLKDVPWDQALQIVMDAKGLASRRNGNVLWVAPKAELQTKEKLELESQQQINDLEPIRSQVFQLNYQRAEDVRRMLLGMNAGGGGSAVPAVGAAGAAGASARMLSKRGSLTADARTNQLFVSDIASKLEEVQSFVGKIDIPVRQVIIEARIVEATDSFSRNLGVKLGFAGQYNNARVGNTYNNVLPGATSDNGPFLSLPAGAINGTNPANVAVSLFNSAATKFLALELSALEADGKGKIISSPRVVTANNIKALIEQGTELPYQAATSSGATSVQFRKANLKLEVTPQITPEGNVLLDVDVNKDSVGIQTTSGFAIDTKHVQTQVLVENGGTVVIGGIYTQTESNDTDKVPLLGDIPVLGYLFKSNAKVRNRTELLVFLTPRILNDSVSLR; encoded by the coding sequence ATGACCCTCGCGCGCTGGTACCGTGCGCTCGCGGGCGCCGTGATGACGACGCTGGTGCTGGCCGCTCCGGCCGCGCTGGCACAAAGCAACCGGGTCAAGTCGGTGGACGCCAGCGTGGTCGGCGAGCAGACCGTGTTGACGATCGAGCTCGAACGGCCGCCGGCGCAGAAGCCGGTGGACTTCACCACGCAGAACCCGGCACGGCTGGCGATCGATTTCTTTGATACCGGCTTTGCCAACCGGCGCGCGCAGTATGACTACGGCGGCAAGCTGGTCAAGACTGCCAACGTAGTGCAGATAGGCGACCGCACCCGCGTGATCGTCGACCTCACGCGCACCGCCACCTATCGCACCGAGGTGCGCGGCAACTACTTCGTGGTGGCGCTGGATAATGTGGCGCCCGCGGTCAAGAGCGCCGCGCCAACGTTTGCGCCGGCCGCGACAGTGACGCCGGTGGCCGCTGCGGCGCGGCCGTCGGTGCGCAATATCGACTTCCGTCGCGGTGCCGACGGTGCCGGGCGCGTGGTGGTGGACCTGTCATCGCGCGACTCGGGCATCAATATCGCGCAGCAGGGCAAGCACGTGGTGGTCGACTTCCTCGGCACCACGCTGCCCGACAACCTGCGCCGTCGCTACGACGTCAGCGACTTCGGCACGCCGGTGCAGAGCCTGCGCGCCAACGATGCCAACGGCAACGCGCGCCTGACCATCGAGCCGAACGGCAACTGGGAGTACAGCTCTTACCAGACCGACACCCAGTTCGTGGTCGAAGTGCGTCCGGTCAAGGAGGACCCGACCAAGCTGATCAGCGGCCCGGGCTACCGCGGCGAGCGCCTGTCGCTGAACTTCCAGAACATCGACATCCGCTCGCTGCTGCAGGTGTTTGCCGATTTCACCAACCTGAACATCATCACCAGCGAAAGCGTGCAGGGCAACCTGACGCTGCGTCTGAAGGACGTGCCGTGGGACCAGGCGCTGCAGATCGTGATGGATGCCAAGGGGCTGGCGTCGCGCCGCAATGGCAATGTGCTGTGGGTGGCGCCCAAGGCCGAGCTGCAGACCAAGGAAAAGCTCGAACTGGAGTCGCAACAGCAGATCAATGATCTCGAGCCGATCCGCAGCCAGGTGTTCCAGCTCAACTACCAGCGCGCCGAGGACGTGCGCCGGATGCTGCTGGGCATGAACGCCGGCGGCGGCGGCAGTGCCGTGCCCGCGGTCGGTGCGGCGGGAGCGGCGGGCGCCAGTGCGCGCATGCTGTCCAAGCGCGGTTCGCTGACGGCCGATGCGCGTACCAACCAGTTGTTCGTGTCGGATATCGCCAGCAAGCTGGAAGAGGTGCAGAGCTTTGTCGGCAAGATCGATATCCCGGTGCGCCAGGTGATCATCGAGGCGCGCATCGTCGAGGCCACCGATTCCTTCAGCCGCAACCTGGGTGTGAAGCTGGGCTTTGCCGGGCAGTACAACAACGCCCGCGTCGGCAACACGTACAACAACGTGCTGCCCGGGGCGACTTCCGACAACGGCCCGTTCCTGAGCCTGCCGGCCGGCGCCATCAACGGCACCAACCCCGCCAATGTCGCGGTCAGCCTGTTCAACAGCGCCGCCACCAAATTCCTGGCACTGGAGTTGTCGGCGCTGGAAGCGGACGGCAAGGGCAAGATCATCTCCAGCCCGCGCGTGGTCACGGCCAACAACATCAAGGCGCTGATCGAGCAGGGTACCGAGCTGCCGTACCAGGCGGCGACCTCCAGCGGTGCTACCTCGGTGCAGTTCCGCAAGGCCAACCTGAAGCTGGAGGTGACGCCGCAGATCACGCCCGAAGGCAATGTCCTGCTGGACGTGGACGTGAACAAGGACAGCGTGGGCATCCAGACCACCTCGGGCTTTGCCATCGACACCAAGCACGTGCAGACCCAGGTGCTGGTGGAGAACGGCGGCACGGTGGTGATCGGCGGCATCTACACCCAGACGGAGTCCAACGACACCGACAAGGTGCCGCTGCTGGGCGATATCCCGGTGCTGGGCTACCTGTTCAAGAGCAACGCCAAGGTGCGCAACCGCACCGAGCTGCTGGTGTTCCTGACGCCGCGGATCCTGAACGACAGCGTGTCGCTGAGGTAG